The Diaphorobacter ruginosibacter genome contains a region encoding:
- a CDS encoding metal-dependent hydrolase family protein, producing the protein MTTLFIANGNVLDVHSLKLLSGYSVLVKDGRISAIGADLVAPEGAQVIDARGLTVMPGMIDCHVHTIASSFNLGNVAKLPNVFTMLRGLPIMRAMLDRGFTTVRDAGGADWSLAEAVRTGLIEGPRIFPSGKALSQTGGHADFRPRSDDLDLCSCVHKLGNIGRVVDGVDACRIAVREEILKGATQIKVMASGGVASPNDPIGNLGYSEDELRAIVEEAGNANTYVMAHAYTPRAIVRAVRCGVRTIEHGNLVDRDTADFMAEMGAYMVPTLVTYEGLANEGEKYGLPAVSIAKIDGVRGPGRQAIETLAKAGVKMGLGSDLLGETHYLQADELRLRAEVLGNGPVLQQATLIGAEILNQQGELGEVTQGAIADLLLVDGNPLSDITCLLNQGEKIRAILKDGKLFKNAL; encoded by the coding sequence ATGACCACTTTGTTTATTGCGAACGGCAACGTTCTGGATGTTCACTCTCTCAAGCTGCTGTCCGGCTACTCGGTGCTCGTCAAGGATGGGCGTATCTCCGCCATCGGCGCGGACCTGGTGGCGCCGGAAGGCGCGCAGGTGATCGATGCCAGGGGGCTCACCGTGATGCCCGGCATGATCGACTGCCACGTGCACACCATCGCATCGTCGTTCAACCTGGGTAACGTGGCCAAGCTGCCGAATGTGTTCACCATGCTGCGTGGCCTGCCGATCATGCGCGCCATGCTGGATCGCGGCTTCACCACGGTGCGCGACGCGGGCGGCGCGGACTGGTCGCTCGCTGAAGCGGTGCGCACGGGCCTGATCGAAGGTCCGCGCATCTTCCCCTCGGGCAAGGCGCTGTCGCAGACGGGTGGCCACGCCGATTTTCGTCCGCGCAGCGACGACCTGGACCTGTGTTCCTGCGTGCACAAGCTCGGCAACATCGGCCGTGTGGTGGATGGCGTGGATGCCTGCCGCATCGCCGTGCGCGAGGAGATCCTGAAAGGGGCTACGCAGATCAAGGTGATGGCCTCGGGCGGCGTGGCGTCGCCCAACGATCCCATCGGCAACCTTGGCTATTCGGAGGACGAACTGCGCGCCATCGTCGAGGAGGCCGGCAACGCCAACACCTATGTGATGGCCCATGCCTACACCCCCCGCGCCATCGTGCGCGCCGTGCGCTGCGGCGTGCGCACCATCGAGCACGGCAACCTGGTCGACCGGGACACGGCCGATTTCATGGCAGAGATGGGTGCCTACATGGTGCCGACATTGGTCACCTACGAAGGCCTCGCCAACGAAGGCGAGAAGTACGGCCTGCCCGCGGTCTCGATCGCCAAGATCGACGGTGTGCGCGGCCCGGGGCGCCAGGCCATCGAGACGCTCGCGAAGGCGGGCGTGAAGATGGGTCTCGGCTCCGACCTGCTTGGTGAAACCCATTACCTGCAGGCCGACGAACTGCGCCTGCGTGCCGAGGTGCTGGGCAATGGCCCGGTGCTGCAGCAGGCCACGCTGATCGGTGCGGAAATCCTGAACCAGCAGGGCGAGCTCGGCGAAGTGACGCAGGGCGCCATCGCCGACCTGCTGCTGGTGGACGGCAACCCGTTGTCCGACATCACCTGCCTGCTCAACCAGGGCGAGAAGATCCGCGCCATCCTCAAGGACGGCAAATTGTTCAAGAACGCGCTCTGA
- a CDS encoding LysR substrate-binding domain-containing protein, with the protein MRRLCPTISELNAFHAAAKHLAFTMAARELCVTQSAISRHIAGLEDYLGQKLFLRKTTGLELTEAGAMYLSATRPAMAQLESATAQLMSYGGDGGALNLSVPPTFATQWLFPRLGHFKRTLPQVSLNFVRYEHAHDFSNPHDFDAAIQYGYGNWPSANARYLIGEETSIVCSRPLRDTLGLHSPEDLHKATLLQHIEVPLAWHDWMLSHHMDTSTSRFGPGFNQYSLIVRAAVSGFGVGIVPTCVVEDELQAGSLIEPFGQRYQSAMGYYLCAPASSTNLPAYKLVSAWLDHCCKHTGTADTKNAECLFCSTPHSMG; encoded by the coding sequence ATGCGCCGCCTCTGCCCCACCATCTCGGAACTCAATGCCTTTCATGCCGCAGCCAAGCACCTGGCGTTCACGATGGCCGCCAGGGAACTGTGCGTGACGCAGAGTGCGATCAGCCGCCATATCGCGGGGCTCGAGGACTACCTGGGACAGAAGCTGTTCCTGCGCAAGACCACCGGGCTGGAACTCACCGAGGCCGGCGCGATGTACCTGAGTGCCACGCGCCCCGCGATGGCGCAGCTGGAGTCGGCCACCGCGCAGCTCATGTCCTACGGGGGCGATGGCGGCGCGCTCAACCTCTCCGTGCCGCCCACATTCGCGACCCAGTGGCTCTTCCCGAGGCTGGGCCATTTCAAGCGCACGCTGCCGCAGGTCAGCCTGAACTTCGTGCGCTACGAGCATGCGCACGATTTCTCCAACCCGCATGACTTCGATGCCGCCATCCAGTACGGCTACGGCAACTGGCCCAGCGCCAACGCGCGCTATCTCATCGGCGAGGAAACCAGCATCGTCTGCAGCCGCCCGTTGCGCGACACACTCGGCCTGCATTCGCCCGAGGATCTGCACAAGGCCACGCTGCTGCAGCACATCGAGGTCCCGCTTGCGTGGCACGACTGGATGCTCTCGCATCACATGGACACCAGCACGAGCCGCTTCGGCCCCGGGTTCAACCAGTATTCGCTGATCGTGCGCGCCGCCGTCTCGGGCTTCGGCGTGGGCATCGTGCCGACCTGCGTGGTGGAGGACGAACTGCAGGCCGGCTCGCTCATCGAGCCCTTCGGTCAGCGCTACCAGAGCGCCATGGGCTACTACCTGTGCGCACCGGCGTCGAGCACCAATCTTCCAGCCTACAAGCTGGTCAGTGCCTGGCTCGATCACTGCTGCAAGCACACGGGTACCGCGGACACAAAAAATGCGGAGTGCCTTTTCTGCAGCACTCCGCATTCAATGGGTTAG